Sequence from the Sphingomonas sp. SORGH_AS_0950 genome:
CGCTATGAGCAGGGCCGTTACGAGCAGGGTCGTTACGAGCAGGGTCGTTACGAGCAAGGGCGGGGCCAGGACCGTCGTCCGCAATCGGGTGGCGATTATGGTCGCCAGCCCCAGGGCTATGACTATGAGGATCGCGGCTTCTTCGCCCGCGCCGGGGACGAGGTCCGCTCGTGGTTCGGCGACGAGGAGGCCGAGCGTCGTCGCGAAGCGGATGCGCAGTATGACGAGCGCTACTACGCGGCGCAGGACCGCGACTATGACAGCTGGCGCTCGGGCCAGATCGCCGCGCTCGACCGCGATTATGACGAATATCGCAGCGAGAATCGCACCAAATTCCACAATGAATTCAACAGCTGGCGCACCGAGCGCGAGGGCCAGCGCGGCCTGCTGGGCAAGGTGACCGAGCATCAGGAGGTCGTCGGTTCGGACGGCAGCCATGTCGGCACGGTGGACAAGGTGCGCGGCGACCGCATCCTGCTGACCAAGAACGACAAGGATGCGGGCGGCCAGCATCATTCGATCCCGTCGCGCTGGCTGAAGTCGGTCGAGGACAAGGTCACGCTGACCAAGACCGCCGAGGAAGCCAAGGCCCAGTGGCGTGAGGAGGAGAATGCCCGCGCGATGTTCGGTGACCGCACCAGTGACCAGGGCGCGAACCGTTACGGCCAGAGTTCGTCCTATGGTCAGTCGAGCGGCTATGGCCAGACGTCCGCGACCGGCCAGACCGCCGCGACCGGCAACTCGGCGGGCAGCACGGCGACCGGCACGACCACCGGCACCGGCACCGGCACCGGCAGCACGACGACGACGGGTGCCACGACCGGCTCGACCACGGGCCAGGACGGCAGTCGGAGCTATTAAGGCCGAAATCGTCACGCATCAGTGACTTTTTCTCGGGGGCTCGGGTGGACAACATCCGGGCCCTTTCCCATGTCCGCAACCCATGACGAAAAGGACAAGATGATGAAGGCCTGGACTCTGGCGGCGCGTCCCAAGGGGATGCCGCGCGACGAGGATTTCGCGCTGGTCGAACAGCCGCTTCCCGAACTGGCCGACGGGCAGGTGCGCGTGGTGAACCGCTGGCTGTCGGTCGATCCCTATATGCGCGGCCGGATGAATGACGGGAAAAGCTATGTCCCGCCCTTCCAGCTGGGCGAGCCGATGCAGGGCGGGGCGATCGGCGAGGTGGTCGAGAGCCGCGCGGAAACCATCCAGGTCGGCACACTGGTCAGCCATATGGCGGGCTGGCGCGACGAGGCGGTGATCCCGGCGCAGCATGTCCAGCCGCTCCCCGATCTGGGCGTCGATCCGCAGGCGTTTCTGGGGCAGTTCGGTATGCCGGGCATGACCGCCTATTACGGCCTGCTCCAGGTGGCCGAGGCCAAGCCCGGCGACACCGTCTTCGTCTCGGCGGCGGCGGGGGCGGTCGGGTCGACCGTGGTCCAGATCGCCAAGGCCAAGGGCATGACGGTGATCGGCTCGGCAGGCGGCCGGGACAAGACCGACTGGGTCCGTTCGCTCGGCGCCGATGCGGTCATCGACTATAAGGGCGATGTGCCCGTGGTCGAGGCGCTGGGCAAGGCCGCGCCGGACGGGATCGACGTCTATTTCGACAATGTCGGCGGCGATCATCTCGACGCGGCGCTGGCCCATGCCAGGCCGGGCGCGCGCTTTGCGATCTGCGGCATGATCGACGTCTATAACGACGCCAAGCCGACCAGCCTGAAATATCTGGCGCGTCTGATCGGCAACCGGGTGCGGATTCAGGGCTTCATCGTCAGCGACTTCAAGGACCAGCAGGGCTTTTACCGCGACATGGCGGCGATGCTGGGCGAGGGGAAGCTGCAGCGCGAGGAGACGGTGTTCGACGGTCTCGACCGCACGCCGGAGGCTTTTCTGGCGCTGTTCTCCGGCGGCAACAAGGGCAAGATGCTCGTCAAGCTATAAGCCCGGAACGCCGCCGCCCCGGCCATGCGCCGGGGCGGCGAGCCGGGCGTCAGATCGCGCCTGAGAAGGTGTCGCACTGGGCCGGATCGCCCGTCTCGATCCCGCGCCGCAGCCAGCGCATCCGCTGTTCCGAGGTGCCATGGGTGAAGCTGTCGGGCACGACCCGGCCGGTCGCCTCGCGCTGGAGCGTGTCGTCGCCGATCGCACGGGCGGCGGTCATGCCTTCCTCGACATCGCCGGGTTCCAGCCGATCGCGGTTCTTCGCGGCCCAGACGCCCGCATAGCAATCCGCCTGCAATTCCAGCCGGACCGACAGGGCGTTGCCCTCCGCCTCGCCCGCCGCCTGCTGCGCCTGCCGCACCTTGGTCGAGGTGCCGAGCAAATTCTGGATGTGATGGCCGAACTCGTGCGCCACGACATAATAGCGTGCGAAATCGCCCTTCGCGCCGAAACGCGTTTCCAACTCGTTGAAGAAGCTGGTGTCGAGATAGATGCCGCTGTCGGTCGGGCAATAAAAGGGCCCCATCGCCGACTGCGCCGCGCCGCAGCCCGAGCGACCCGATCCGCTGAAAAAGCGCAGGCCCGGTGCCTCGAAGCGCTGACCGGCCTGGGCGAAGATCTTTTCCCAGGTGTTGTCGGCATTGCTGAACGCGCGGCAGGTTTCGCGGCGCTCGGGCGAGGCCTCGCACACCTGTCGGACGCTCTGTTCCCCCGACGAACCGGCGGAGCGCGTGACGGGCGCATTGCCGCCGCCACCGCCGCCGGTGAGCAGGCTCAGCGGGTTCAGGCCGACGACCGCCAGGATGATGAGGACGACGACGATCCCGCCGCAGCCGAATCGACTGCCGATCAGCGGCAATAGGCCGAATAGCAGGCCGCCACCGCCCCCGCCGCCGAAGCCCCCGCTGGATTGCGCCTCG
This genomic interval carries:
- a CDS encoding DUF2171 domain-containing protein, encoding MAYDRYSRGANGGNRDFDYGRDYGSGRDYTYSSARDYEAAGAFDDDRGNDRNDSRRGYGARDYGHQGYGRQGYDQRGEYRGGSRQDFGGRYNEGRYGEGRSGDYGYRNDRDQGRDSYRSGDRDQGYRTASYGDSSRGYGYTGDRYGRDDRQGRYEQGRYEQGRYEQGRYEQGRGQDRRPQSGGDYGRQPQGYDYEDRGFFARAGDEVRSWFGDEEAERRREADAQYDERYYAAQDRDYDSWRSGQIAALDRDYDEYRSENRTKFHNEFNSWRTEREGQRGLLGKVTEHQEVVGSDGSHVGTVDKVRGDRILLTKNDKDAGGQHHSIPSRWLKSVEDKVTLTKTAEEAKAQWREEENARAMFGDRTSDQGANRYGQSSSYGQSSGYGQTSATGQTAATGNSAGSTATGTTTGTGTGTGSTTTTGATTGSTTGQDGSRSY
- a CDS encoding NADP-dependent oxidoreductase, with product MSATHDEKDKMMKAWTLAARPKGMPRDEDFALVEQPLPELADGQVRVVNRWLSVDPYMRGRMNDGKSYVPPFQLGEPMQGGAIGEVVESRAETIQVGTLVSHMAGWRDEAVIPAQHVQPLPDLGVDPQAFLGQFGMPGMTAYYGLLQVAEAKPGDTVFVSAAAGAVGSTVVQIAKAKGMTVIGSAGGRDKTDWVRSLGADAVIDYKGDVPVVEALGKAAPDGIDVYFDNVGGDHLDAALAHARPGARFAICGMIDVYNDAKPTSLKYLARLIGNRVRIQGFIVSDFKDQQGFYRDMAAMLGEGKLQREETVFDGLDRTPEAFLALFSGGNKGKMLVKL
- a CDS encoding neutral zinc metallopeptidase codes for the protein MRLDDYDNDINVGEAQSSGGFGGGGGGGLLFGLLPLIGSRFGCGGIVVVLIILAVVGLNPLSLLTGGGGGGNAPVTRSAGSSGEQSVRQVCEASPERRETCRAFSNADNTWEKIFAQAGQRFEAPGLRFFSGSGRSGCGAAQSAMGPFYCPTDSGIYLDTSFFNELETRFGAKGDFARYYVVAHEFGHHIQNLLGTSTKVRQAQQAAGEAEGNALSVRLELQADCYAGVWAAKNRDRLEPGDVEEGMTAARAIGDDTLQREATGRVVPDSFTHGTSEQRMRWLRRGIETGDPAQCDTFSGAI